One window of Phoenix dactylifera cultivar Barhee BC4 chromosome 5, palm_55x_up_171113_PBpolish2nd_filt_p, whole genome shotgun sequence genomic DNA carries:
- the LOC103711651 gene encoding uncharacterized protein LOC103711651 isoform X1 — protein MDYDDNDFQSQNFQLVGEDSSKFPPSLRSFALPKFDFDEHLQVHLRFDSLVEPEVLLGIQSQENNWIKDFSPGSSAIEFGSSAAESCCISRRNNVWSEATSSESVEMLLKAVGEDEIVNNKAVIEEADMHDQLNGIDDQMDPLIRQDDSQNPFMGDIVCPDPTPLADKSNNILSGSDKDAFRGVPQVEGMSQTSKDEKSEKDTDIGSSDEQFNSDEKVVPEQHSADKTSDEVINEFFETVKNDDSLDNAFMRKSTPDDHGCAPSGDTKTSSECRNTEDDPAAVSIDISGMGAGKLKNQSFSEQIMEENKEVGMLEKSEGPRPDNLQKAYNHIKCRDGKVDDQHSEGRALNNDFCRIKDSSCLDPSMGSLVYLNEGCNVSAFSENSDGLLEAIAYQGKALNRDSETGDKVVANINEKSSLEVEGDRETERHSVEVSNENMEKVSHMTEASKNVSHNETKFLSKDDDFHVSTMPIINTNITHFGEEKELASFKEVIEEKQNLEGQLSDKNNNDSHNSKPIVIEKSVEDEDLRDTAEKSSVTLNASEDASLKESPLPALQHDAEVQVLSSTHDKSIEMKKPGTLDAESNVDDVIAQDISVIGKEYTALSAGSCGASSNTDTSNVTEKMEEASFTDQNAGMATDGSSVIKLIQDESVADPATVGVASTSLNNSAVLHQSCSEDALAVDVVVGQKVAAVSPLPASECFHSDENDVKILVSVTKSNKDSKVSSEPTTVADAVLDGSSPRKRLLDDSAETTKNHEKQPVPLHPSARECSPGICQNEQQNSEANLTPGGNCDKQNLVGEIICDASNGHTNRSPQSTMPRSNAESRLLEPGSGIQSSFETSCGSPTVISCTEHSQDGVGCQEGGKGVLERTGASSDDLPHISSDTIMGAGKVKSSDRDSKEGTTSEEDRSFTFEVGSLAELSEKTTANNWKPFSSMHSFELPQVSKENSQGGLKESEERSPHRTTTNTTGEVKSKQISGRGTGKVSTSKRTTKETPSPKKAKGRERNTCSTSPTSDTTISSNMQLEEMRQIPNVEGSSMKASCSLTVQTSILPDLNTSVSSAALFHQPFTDLQQVQLRAQIFVYGSLIQGIPPDEACMLSAFGGTDGGRSVWEGVWRAATERFQNQKLPLNIFETPIHSRSGIRVTEQATKSSPLQSKSLSTPACQSGIKVVPSTIVNSTMSLPPPPWSISSHDALASNVQRGTRLDFNQAIPPLHSFQSSQLRQYTGNTTPLFSLSPRPGSWVVSSQSSTLDASSQYSATPVAETIQVTPLRDSSTPRASNMQLVYPNTLLPTQAPMSVSATSVVQVESQNKSAISTTKNASTAQKSRKRKKGSALEELGPMFLVSQPQTEPASATAVSMHLPTSGGFPLSPAHGGLASASSYITSPPPFQIVGSGNAEQRVIISEETCSRIEQSKLQAEAAVAHAAAAIRHSQEIWSQLAIQKKSGLVSEVEEKLVSAAVAAAAAASVAKVAAEAAKVASEAALQAKMVADEALSFAKTGHPGQNSETDLDVGKDLARLTPVSILKGKDKINESSSIISAAREAARRRVEAASAATKQAENLDAIFKAAELAAEAVSQAGMIIAMGDPLPFTISDLVEAGPEGYWKVQHTAIEIHTKTNGVHQEENLGIDVPGDHDISVNKSTKQSPGHREIQKTTDEEGITSRSEQATQSEENNIELGITSVTVPTDRLERDSVASNLKGTSIQKGTLVEVVADEDGLRGVWFSARVLDVKDGKAFICYNDLLPAEGSGQLTEWIPLESGKDKVPRIRVAHPITAVKSEGTRKRRREAVGNYAWAVGDRVDAWIRDGWWEGIVAEKSPGDETKLTIQFPGMPLEAGGDASNVRAWNLRPSLIWKDGQWILWSRVRERNTVEPYEGDTHYEKRQKLGRLEGKINSGIDGRGVGSTSTDMSSADSRKPEDSRSLNLSAKDKIFSVGKNVRESNSDALRVKRTGLQKEGSRVVFGVPKPGKKRKFMEVSKHYTADKTEKASEGNDSIKFAKYLMPQASRLWRSTSKVDAKGKRGSDSKRRGLKSVKSQNVQARGTVERENSSLTTVHASNGGESGLGSLPNVKASFTNEENNIGRKNLLEAGPLSTSLGTADTTAVESSVMPMPGVPSSKVKSSTAVEAEGVKGKVTHATDKSTRIEVKGSENPAKTVPDAIEPRRSNRRIQPTSRLLEGLQSSLIISKIPSVSQDRGARAQHRGASSSRGLFYMSSRRRSDA, from the exons ATGGATTATGATGATAATGATTTTCAAAGCCAGAATTTTCAACTAGTTGGAGAGGACAGCAGCAAATTTCCTCCAAGCTTGAGGTCATTTGCTCTaccaaaatttgattttgaCGAACACCTCCAGGTCCATCTGAGGTTTGACAGTTTAGTTGAACCAGAGGTTTTACTTGGCATACAAAGTCAAGAAAATAATTGGATTAAGGATTTTTCACCAGGAAGTAGTGCAATAGAATTTGGTTCAAGTGCTGCCGAATCTTGCTGCATTTCTAGGCGTAATAATGTCTGGTCTGAGGCTACGTCTTCCGAATCTGTGGAGATGTTACTGAAAGCTGTCGGAGAAGATGAGATTGTAAACAACAAAGCTGTCATTGAAGAGGCAGATATGCATGATCAGTTGAATGGGATAGATGATCAAATGGATCCCTTGATAAGACAAGATGATTCGCAGAACCCTTTCATGGGTGATATTGTGTGCCCAGATCCCACCCCACTGGCTGATAAGTCTAATAATATCCTTTCAGGGTCAGATAAGGATGCATTTAGGGGTGTGCCTCAGGTTGAAGGTATGTCTCAAACTTCCAAAGATGAGAAATCTGAAAAAGACACGGACATAGGTTCGTCAGACGAGCAGTTTAACTCGGATGAAAAGGTCGTTCCTGAGCAACATAGTGCCGATAAAACTTCTGATGAAGTTATTAATGAGTTTTTTGAGACTGTTAAGAATGATGATTCTTTGGATAATGCATTCATGAGGAAGAGCACACCTGATGATCATGGTTGTGCTCCAAGTGGAGACACTAAAACAAGTTCTGAATGCAGGAATACTGAAGATGACCCTGCAGCCGTATCCATTGATATATCTGGTATGGGTGCTGGGAAACTGAAAAATCAGTCATTCTCAGAGCAAATAATGGAGGAAAACAAAGAGGTTGGCATGCTTGAGAAATCAGAAGGTCCCCGACCTGATAATCTTCAGAAAGCATATAATCATATTAAATGCAGAGATGGTAAAGTGGACGATCAGCATTCTGAAGGCCGTGCACTCAACAATGATTTTTGCAGGATAAAAGATTCTTCGTGTTTGGATCCATCTATGGGCTCTTTGGTGTATCTAAATGAAGGGTGCAATGTATCTGCATTTTCTGAGAACTCTGATGGACTATTGGAAGCTATTGCTTACCAGGGTAAGGCCTTGAACAGAGATAGTGAGACAGGTGATAAAGTTGTGGCAAACATCAATGAGAAATCTTCTTTAGAGGTAGAAGGAGATAGGGAAACTGAGAGGCATTCTGTTGAAGTCAGCAATGAAAATATGGAGAAGGTATCTCATATGACGGAAGCATCTAAAAATGTCAGCCATAATGAAACTAAATTTCTCTCTAAAGATGATGATTTTCATGTAAGTACTATGCCGATTATAAACACAAATATTACTCATTTTGGAGAGGAAAAAGAACTCGCTTCTTTTAAGGAAGTCattgaagaaaaacaaaatcttgAAGGCCAGTTATCTGACAAAAACAACAATGATTCTCATAATTCTAAACCCATTGTTATAGAAAAGAGTGTAGAGGACGAAGATCTTAGAGATACTGCTGAGAAATCAAGTGTTACATTGAATGCTTCAGAAGATGCTTCTTTAAAAGAATCTCCTTTGCCTGCTTTACAGCATGATGCAGAAGTACAGGTCTTATCTTCCACTCATGACAAATCAATTGAGATGAAAAAACCTGGTACCTTGGATGCTGAGTCTAATGTTGATGATGTGATTGCTCAGGATATTTCTGTTATTGGAAAGGAATACACAGCACTATCCGCTGGTTCATGTGGTGCAAGTTCTAATACTGACACTTCTAATGTTACTGAGAAGATGGAAGAGGCCTCATTTACAGACCAAAATGCTGGTATGGCAACAGATGGTTCATCAGTCATTAAACTAATTCAGGATGAATCTG TTGCTGATCCTGCTACTGTTGGTGTCGCGTCAACTTCACTCAATAATTCGGCTGTTCTCCACCAGTCATGTTCTGAAGATGCTCTTGCTGTTGATGTGGTTGTAGGACAGAAAGTGGCAGCTGTGTCACCTTTACCTGCATCAGAGTGTTTCCATTCCGATGAGAATGATGTGAAAATCTTAGTATCAGTTACAAAGAGTAACAAAGATTCCAAAGTATCAAGTGAGCCAACTACAGTTGCTGATGCAGTTCTGGATGGCTCATCACCAAGGAAGAGGCTTCTGGATGACTCAG CAGAAACCACCAAGAATCATGAGAAGCAGCCGGTGCCTTTACATCCATCCGCACGGGAATGTTCTCCTGGTATTTGCCAAAATGAACAGCAAAATAGTGAAGCTAATTTAACTCCAGGAGGTAACTGTGATAAGCAGAATCTTGTTGGCGAAATCATCT GTGATGCATCAAATGGCCATACAAACAGATCTCCCCAGTCCACCATGCCTAGAAGTAATGCTGAATCGCGCCTGCTGGAACCTGGAAGTGGCATTCAGAGTTCGTTTGAGACAAGTTGTGGTTCCCCCACAGTCATCAGTTGCACCGAACATTCTCAAGATGGAGTGGGTTGTCAAGAGGGTGGTAAAGGAGTTCTGGAGCGTACTGGGGCTTCTTCAGATGACTTGCCTCATATATCTTCTGACACAATAATGGGTGCTGGTAAAGTCAAATCCAGTGATCGTGATTCTAAGGAGGGTACCACATCTGAAGAGGATAGAAGCTTTACATTTGAGGTTGGATCATTAGCAGAGTTGTCTGAAAAAACCACTGCTAATAACTGGAAACCCTTTTCCAGTATGcattcttttgaacttcctcag GTTTCAAAAGAGAATTCTCAAGGTGGTCTTAAAGAATCTGAAGAAAGAAGTCCACACAGAACCACCACCAATACTACTGGTGAAGTTAAAAGTAAGCAAATATCTGGCCGTGGAACTGGAAAAGTAAGCACATCAAAGAGGACAACAAAAGAAACTCCATCACCAAAGAAGGCAAAAGGAAGGGAAAGGAATACATGCAGTACCTCTCCTACCAGTGATACTACTATAAGCAGCAACATGCAGCTGGAGGAGATGCGACAAATCCCTAATGTCGAGGGCAGCAGTATGAAGGCTTCTTGTTCTCTGACTGTTCAGACATCTATTTTGCCCGACTTGAATACTTCAGTGTCTAGCGCAGCATTGTTTCACCAACCTTTCACAGATCTACAGCAAGTTCAATTGCGTGCACAAATCTTTGTTTATGGATCATTAAT TCAAGGCATCCCACCCGATGAGGCTTGTATGTTATCGGCATTTGGAGGAACTG ATGGTGGAAGGAGTGTATGGGAGGGAGTGTGGCGTGCTGCTACAGAAAGGTTTCAGAATCAGAAACTGCCTCTCAATATTTTTGAAACACCGATACATTCTCGTTCAG GTATTAGGGTTACTGAGCAAGCAACAAAGTCCAGTCCACTTCAAAGCAAGTCCCTCAGTACCCCTGCTTGCCAAAGTGGCATCAAGGTTGTACCTTCAACTATAGTAAATTCCACAATGTCTCTGCCACCACCTCCGTGGAGTATTTCTTCTCATGATGCCTTAGCTTCTAATGTACAAAGAGGCACACGTCTAGACTTCAATCAGGCTATACCTCCCCTGCATTCATTTCAATCTTCCCAATTGAGGCAATATACAGGCAACACTACACCATTGTTTTCTCTGAGCCCTCGTCCTGGTTCCTGGGTTGTTTCATCACAAAGTTCAACTTTAGATGCTAGCTCACAGTATTCTGCAACACCTGTTGCTGAAACAATTCAAGTAACACCTTTGAGAGACTCATCTACACCTCGTGCCTCCAATATGCAGCTTGTGTACCCTAATACTCTGCTGCCTACTCAGGCTCCTATGAGTGTTTCTGCAACATCTGTTGTTCAGGTTGAAAGCCAAAATAAGTCAGCAATTTCAACTACGAAGAATGCATCTACTGCTCAGAAGtccagaaagaggaagaaaggttcAGCGCTTGAAGAGCTTGGACCAATGTTTTTGGTTTCTCAACCTCAAACTGAACCTGCTTCCGCTACTGCTGTTTCTATGCATCTACCAACTTCTGGAGGCTTCCCTTTATCCCCTGCACATGGTGGTCTTGCTTCAGCTTCATCTTACATTacgtctcctcctccttttcagATAGTTGGCAGTGGTAATGCTGAACAGAGGGTCATCATTTCTGAGGAGACATGCAGTAGAATTGAGCAGTCAAAGCTGCAAGCAGAAGCTGCTGTTGCTCATGCTGCTGCTGCAATCCGGCACAGCCAAGAAATATGGAGTCAGTTAGCTATCCAAAAGAAGTCTGGCTTAGTTTCAGAAGTAGAAGAGAAACTTGTCTCTGCAGCCGTTGCAGCTGCAGCAGCTGCTTCTGTTGCAAAAGTGGCTGCAGAAGCTGCTAAGGTTGCATCTGAGGCTGCTTTGCAGGCTAAGATGGTGGCAGATGAAGCTCTGAGTTTTGCCAAAACAGGACATCCTGGTCAAAATTCTGAAACTGACCTTGATGTAGGAAAGGATTTGGCAAGGTTAACTCCTGTTTCAATCTTGAAGGGCAAggacaaaatcaatgaatctagttcTATCATTTCCGCTGCACGAGAGGCTGCCAGAAGAAGGGTGGAAGCAGCTTCTGCTGCCACAAAGCAAGCAGAGAACTTAGATGCCATATTCAAAGCTGCAGAACTGGCTGCAGAAGCTGTTTCACAGGCAGGAATGATCATTGCGATGGGGGATCCCTTACCATTTACTATCAGTGATTTGGTGGAAGCTGGTCCTGAAGGTTATTGGAAAGTTCAGCACACGGCAATTGAGATACATACAAAAACAAATGGCGTGCACCAAGAGGAGAATTTGGGTATTGACGTGCCTGGTGATCATGACATATCTGTTAACAAATCTACTAAGCAATCACCAGGTCATAGAGAGATACAGAAAACTACCGATGAAGAGGGGATAACTTCCCGTAGTGAACAGGCCACACAGTCAGAGGAAAATAATATAG AATTAGGAATCACATCAGTAACTGTTCCAACTGATAGACTTGAAAGAGATTCTGTGGCAAGTAATCTTAAAGGAACTAGCATCCAAAAGGGAACTCTTGTTGAG GTTGTGGCTGATGAGGATGGTCTCAGAGGGGTTTGGTTTTCTGCACGGGTTCTTGATGTTAAAGATGGTAAAGCATTTATCTGCTACAATGATCTTCTTCCTGCTGAAG GCTCTGGTCAGCTGACAGAGTGGATACCACTTGAGAGTGGAAAAGATAAAGTTCCTAGAATACGTGTTGCTCATCCTATAACTGCAGTGAAATCTGAAGGAACAAGGAAGCGGCGTAGAGAGGCTGTAGGGAATTATGCTTGGGCAGTTGGAGATAGGGTAGATGCATGGATACGGGATGG TTGGTGGGAAGGGATTGTCGCTGAGAAAAGCCCAGGCGATGAAACAAAGTTGACCATCCAGTTTCCAGGTATGCCCCTTGAAG CTGGAGGTGATGCATCAAATGTTAGAGCTTGGAATCTTCGGCCATCTCTCATTTGGAAGGATGGTCAATGGATATTGTGGTCACGTGTCAGAGAAAGAAATACAGTGGAACCCTATGAG GGTGATACTCACTATGAGAAACGGCAGAAGCTTGGCAGGCTTGAAGGCAAGATCAATTCAGGAATTGATGGCAGAGGAGTAGGGAGTACATCAACAGATATGTCCAGTGCTGATTCTAGAAAACctgaagattcaagatcactaAATTTATCTGCAAAGGATAAGATCTTTTCTGTTGGAAAGAATGTAAGAGAGAGTAATTCTGATGCTCTGAGAGTAAAACGGACTGGCCTGCAGAAAGAAGGATCACGAGTGGTCTTTGGTGTACCTAAGcctggaaagaaaagaaaatttatggAAGTAAGCAAGCATTACACTGCAGATAAGACTGAAAAGGCAAGTGAAGGGAATGATTCTATTAAATTTGCAAAGTATCTGATGCCACAAGCATCCCGCTTATGGAGAAGTACTTCAAAAGTGGATGCCAAAGGAAAACGGGGCAGTGACTCCAAGCGTAGGGGGCTCAAATCTGTAAAATCGCAAAACGTTCAGGCTAGAGGTACAGTTGAGAGAGAGAATTCATCCCTTACCACTGTGCATGCTTCAAATGGTGGAGAAAGTGGTCTTGGTTCTTTACCAAATGTCAAAGCTTCTTTTACTAATGAAGAGAACAATATAGGAAGGAAAAATTTACTGGAAGCTGGTCCTTTGTCAACTAGCCTCGGAACAGCAGATACCACAGCGGTGGAGTCTTCTGTGATGCCTATGCCTGGTGTTCCATCATCTAAGGTGAAGTCATCCACTGCTGTTGAGGCTGAAGGAGTAAAAGGAAAGGTTACACATGCTACCGATAAATCAACTAGAATTGAAGTTAAGGGCTCTGAAAATCCTGCTAAAACTGTCCCTGATGCCATTGAGCCTCGGAGATCCAACCGCAGAATTCAACCAACCTCGAGG TTGCTAGAGGGACTGCAAAGTTCGCTGATCATATCCAAGATTCCTAGTGTTTCACAGGACAGGGGTGCCAGAGCCCAGCATAGAGGTGCATCGTCTTCTAGAG GGCTTTTCTACATGTCCAGTCGGCGACGCTCGGATGCATGA